CCTTTTGtgttgtgagctagctaacatgctaacatgttccgaatcacaatggaacaaaattgatgaagaaaatgaataaacaaatgggaaactttaagtttttaagaagttatgactacattttgggtcttaaattgtATTTGTTGAGGTTTTAAAAAGGTCTAATTGTCTAATGTTTAGTTATTAGACTATACattttatgtacagcactttgtaaGTCAGTGTAAGCTGtgtaaagagtgctttataaataaagcttacttacttacttaattgTCCCTATAAAGAATAATAGTTTAAgctctgggatttttttttaaatgttagcgatgagttagctacgttacctaGAGAAAACTAGAGTTAGTGGACAGCTACCTaatattagcggtgagctagctaacatgctaacatgttctgaaTCACAATGGAGCAAAATTGATAAAGAAAATGAATaacaaatgggaaaaaaatattttcaacttAAGAAGTTATGACTACGTTTTTTtagccttaaattatatttattgaggttttaAAAAGGTCTTATTGTCTAATGTATAGTTATTAGACTATACATTTTATGTACAACACAAGCTGtgtaaagagtgctttataaataaagctgacTTACTTACTTACGTACTTAATTGTCCCTATAAAGAATAATATTTTAAGCTATGGGAATTGTTAAAAATTTGGTCTTATTcttaattattatgattttttttttaacatttgaggTTTTCCACTGCAATTAATGGATTTCCACTACCATGATCAGACTCAATTTTTAAAATgccattaaattatatatttcttGTGCATCCATCGTCTAGAAACCTTACCCAAGGGATCATACGGCAAGACCTGATCCAGTTGCTGGATCCCCACATGCTCATATAGTCAGCATACTCTCCTCTTCTGAAGAAATACTGATGTCCCATGTAGTTGGGCTGGTCGTAGACCATCCAGCAGCCGCTCATCACCCTGCAGGAGTGGCAGCGGTTCATGTAGGAGGACATATCGGGACAGTCGCTGGTACATTCCCAGGAACGTCCCATGAAGTTCCTGTCCTCGTAGAAAACGATCTGTGGAAGATAAAGCAGTAGAACATCATTTTTATGGAAATATTACATTTAGAGAACAGCAGAATCCCAAAAACAAGTTCTAAAGTTCTAAAATCTGTCCCATATTGATGTATCCTGCTCACCCTGCTCATCATCTTGGCGGTTTTTGGTTGTCTGAGCTGTTTCCAACCGGTGACTGATACACTCTGCCTGCTGGTTTAACCCTTGTATTTATACTTGTCCAAAGCCAAGGGATAGAGTGCCTCTTATTGTCCAAAGCCCTGACCAAGCACAGTGCTGGATCGGCCCATAGAGAAGAGAGAAGTGCTTTCATCTATCATACATGTGATTTAGGCTCTAGAAGACTTTTGAATGGTTTCCACTTACTGGCACTCTAAGTTAAAACCCTGATTTTGTCCAGCTAAAATTGCATAATAAATTGcatttttactaaaagaaatacgCAAACATACAGTATCTTCCTAACTACTAGTGAAAAGTTacctttaaatgtataaataaggCCAATACAAGTCATAAAATGCAAAAGCATGcagaaaaagaacaaataaaatagcttttaatcCTTTGGAAACTTTGATTTCATATCTTAAAACATTTCTCCAGCATTCTCTGTCATTTTTCTAACGGTGATTGATGCATGAATGTCATTGATGTCATGACATTTTACGTGACTGTACAGTGGATTTTgaatgttcaattttttttttttgtacgtgAAGTTTGTGTAGTTTCGCAGAATTCTCCGTCTTAAAGTTTGAAAAACTAGGAAAAGTAGTTAAAAATAGTTGCAAGTAATGAAaacggttcatctcacatatttgcaaccccctgcaaaaactaaactaaaacaaaattgcaatgttatgtttcaatgttatgtaaaactattgttttatttgttggtctttcaaaagtaataaagtggtgaaacattaaaaaagttcgaacaacgagtgaattatcctaattgaaccattacctgttataggtgaggaacaccactgcactaaatattgactttattgataataattagtgataaaatttatctatctatctatctatctatctatctatctatctatctatctatctatctatctatctatctatctatctatctatctatctatctatctatctatctatctatctaacagaAGGGTTAATACAGTCCTAATACATGTTTTCTTGTCATTTTTCTAACAAGCTGTACTGTTGCAATGttgttttaaagttaaataaaataaaaatcacaataaaatatcctatatatatatatatatatatatatataattcgcTCTCATTCTAAAATGGTGTAAATGTCAACAGTTAATAATAGAAATGATAGAAAAAGTTTACATTGCATTTATTGCATTGAAAAACAGTCCAACAAATAATTGGGAGAAAAAATAACTTATGATTCatggttttatattatatacttaaCACAAAATGAAAACATGCACACTTAAGTGAAGATAAACAACCATCTATTTTTGTACATATAtcagattatatttcagaggtttttataTGTTCCAATGTATTTTTTCAATGTCAGGCATAAATCACCAGAAAAATAATACTTTCCATATGTTTTAATGAcagtcaaagtaaaaaaaaaaaaaaaaagaagaagcaaatAATCGTTTTCTTGCAAACGTTTAATGGTCATTCTTCATAAAAGTTTGTCACAATGGAAAAATGGAAAGTTCTAGTTCAAGCAACAACAGCGAAATATACATTAGACTATtaaaaaatcaatgtaaaataaaaatgagtaaataaaattttttaaaatgtacatttacattttacacaaactgGACATTGTACAAAGCATTAGCTCTTCTTTTTAACATCTAGAGAACAAaaaactgaactgggaaaatggAAAATGTGCTTTTAGTTAAAATGTGCTTTTAGttaaaattttagtttagttaaatTGTGCTTTTAGTTACAGAGCAGCAGCAATGATCTGAAATTCACTAAAGGAAACTCTAAAGCTGAGGTCACTGCTGTCACTCAGTCATTTATAACTTTTAATTTCTAACCAACTTCAGATAGactgttttttaattaatcttaaatgttttaacttttatttcttgttttagttATTCTTTATCgtcatttgtttcattttgtattatttattaaatttattagtTTTATCTTCACTTtagttgttattttattattagtttacttttctgttatttaatagctttacttcagttttttttaatcttagTTACTTtgctatttaaaataatatatttattttgtttcttaaatttattattcaaatttttacattaacttcttaTCTTAtgtcatagactgtgtatagctggacagagcatcgtctctcaaaagtgaagccaccacaggtcgggcgccccctgctgttcggctgcagaaagctgtgtaaccccacccatccccataggtttcaatggcaaaacagaaaactttcaatcacgtttttttctaatatactgtaattctacctccattatttaaatgcaacagctagtgtaacctctgattatattgttaaaatttttatattcccacagaattcgttttttaaagcgttattcagctctatttaaaaaggtgtggttattgtaaaaagggctgggttacacctagccggggtgggaccaatgactgtatgggcgggaccaataacagactgtcagcagatcctgcatcatgttcttttttccccttacgtcaagcagtagactagtactagtagttagtcaaacgtttagctagctaactgtactaccgttattattttttattagctaaactgaatttagatagctgtattattaatgtcgtgttctgctgttaattgctctaacagacattctggacaaagttctttgcagttttttcggtaagtttgctggctgtttttccctccactcctttgtctgtgtgcattttattttattagttatcaTCTTAGGCGAACCATTTAATCTTGGTTGGATTATATAGCTAGCTTaatttgttagctaacattagtgtagttatcTAACTAACTATATTCGCTAGACTCTGTAGAATTCATATTTTTACTTGGTCAGTGGCTTCGCCCGTCACCGGTGCGTGCGGCAAGCTGACCCAGATAACATGAAGGCTCTGCCCGTGATCTGCTGATGTACGGCAGCACTGGCTTAGACTCTGCATAATCCGTGCAGAATTTAGCCAAATGTGCTTAGTTTGTCTCAGCAGCAAAATTAACTGAGCTTCAGTACAGGATTCGTCTCGTTGTTTAAAGCAATAACTAGTCCTGGCATTCACTGCCgtttggtgatgtttttttttttcgctgtattttattcacttccacTTGCTACATACAGAACTATCATGTGGTTATCATGTGGTTAATATCCATAACGTGCACGAACTGCACTGTTACTATGAAAATATTAACCTTATGGTGCTGCAGATAAGTTCTCCGCTCGGCTCGGTTTGTCAGACTGTGTGAgctgaggcagccctcaggggcggggttatttaaatgagtaggcggtctctccacagtctttctccctcctctggtctctactgcgctctacagactctggtctctgaatcgccaacatggcggaagattttggcttcattttcattgaatgaatgggaacggcgacacggcgtccatctttatatacagtctatgtctTATGTTCATTTCCTATTAATTAAAacttaaatttttaatttaaattgtatttttttactcttttttttttacttttttgtgtaaGTTATATAAGATTaagatttaacttttatttattaaaacttattTGTGTCCTTTCaatcagtgtttttatatattcTCAGCTGCATTTataatgagggttaccctcaatgtacaTCTGAGTCTCAATAACggatgactgattgattgattgattagatTACATCCGTTATGATATATCATAGATTCTTCTGTTTCTTCTGTATGTACTTTTTGTTGTagtaagacaaatatatgtaggCAAATAAATATTTacctactttatatattattattattattattttttcagccTTTAATCCAAGTATTGCAGTAGTTTTCATTTCCATTTGCAAAGGCTTTTAAAGGTCTATTAAAGTCTTTTTAGGGCTTAGAAATGGACTGTGGCTCTGGAATGCTCTCCTGTGCAGAACAGAAGTAGGTGGAAATCAGTattgtaaaagtaaaatgaaaataaaaagtgcatgCGGTTTACAGGACAGTGAGGGCTTTTGTTACGCTCATTTGGCAAAGAATGCTGGCAATGCAATGCAACTGTAGTGACGCGAGTAAAGTAAAGTGAGTTAAGCCTTTATGAATGAGGCTTTCAGCTGAGTGTGCAGGCCTGGAAAAGTGCTTACAAAAttactacatttttattttacaagtttttctttcatttttcttaatTGTGTAACTTAAATATAAGAAGTTAAATCTATTTATGAAACCAAATATTTAACTGACCATATGCAGTGTTTTACCAATTTTTTTGGTTAAGAAAACACATCAGAGTAAGTGGATAAAaagtagataaatatatatatatatatatatattgcatatacagtatatatgcatacatttattttatttatttttgttgattttttttttctttttcatttttaatgcagTACTCAGTAATGTAATTAATGCACAACTCGAACACACACATGATGAAGGTGATAgcttaatttctaaaaaaaatatatattttatttattttttgttttgttttttgttctttttttatttttcctttttaatgcAGTTCTCAGCGATGCAGTTGTTGCAGAACTTAAATGCACACACGATGAATGTGATAgcttaatttctaaaaaaaatatatatatatatatatatatatatatatataaatatatattatttttgtttatttgttcttttttttttgcattttaatgcAAATCTCAGCAATGCATATGGGGCAGAACTCAAACAAACACACGATGAGTGGGAAAGCTTAATTTCCCGAAAATAAATAGcagaatatataaattaattaatgaataaattaatgaatgaatgtccAATCTTGtaaattgagcaaaaaaaaaaggaaattcagTTTCAGTTCCAATATTGTCACAAAATGTccaatattgtgaaaaaaaaaatatgtcagtTTGCTTGCTGCAATATAAATTATAAGTTACATAATGAAATGTTCCCAAATGTTCAAATATGGCAGTAAAACAGCACAACTATATATGTGTGTAGAATATGGATTAACTTCAACTATAGATTTTTGTTATACGAGCTCTAAAACAAATtcagcattttttatatattagatgTTTTTGTAGGTGTATTTTGTGTAGTACTGTAGAATTATGCATAGTTTGTCAATATATACTCCCATTCTTATTGATTGATACAGTCCTAATACATGTTTTCCGGACAAAATGTCCAATATTCAGTTTCAGTTTGCCTGCCGcaattataagttataagttagaTGGTGAAATGTTTCCAAACTTTCAAATATGGCAGTAAAATAGCACAGTGAAATGTGTGTAGAGTATGGAGCAACTTCAGCTATAGATTTTAGTTTTACAAGCTCTAAAacacatttatcacattttttagAGTAGAATTTTTTGTAGTATTGTAAAAGTCTGCATCATTTGTCAATATATATCCccattattattgtttaatacaGTCCTGATACATGTTTTCTGGACAAAATGTCCAATATTgtgaatttaacaaaaaaaaaaaaaaatgaaattcagTTTCAGTTTGCTTGCTAcaattataagttataagttagaTGTTGAAATGTTCCCAAACTTTTAAATATGGCAGTAAAATAACCCATTTATATGTGTGTAGAATATGGATCAACTTCAACTGTATATTTTTGTGATATAAGCtataaaatgtattcattattttttatagtgtattttttgTAGGTCAATTTTGTGTAGTACTGTATAATTCTGCATCATTTGTCAATATATATTCCccattattattgtttaataaagtACTATTACATATtgtaaatttaacaaaaaaaaaggacattTCAGTGTCAGTTTGTTTGCCGCAGTTATATGTTATAATTTATAAGTTAGATGGTAAATCATTCCCAAACTTTCAAATATGACAGTAAAATAACACAGTTATATGTGTGTACAATATGGGTGAACTTCAACTATAGATTTTCGTTATATAAGCTATAAAACATACTtgtctttttctgtttgtttgttttttggaaaaCAATAAAAGTAGTAGAATTGTGTGTAGTATCGTATTAGTCTgcatagtttgtctatatatatatatatatactcccaTTCTTATTGTTTTATACAGTCCTAATACATGTTTTCTGGACAGTATGTGCAATAATTCAATGAACACATAGAGCAAAGAACCCAATCAACAAATAAATACTCAGTATTCAACCAAAATTTAATTATTGAACattttattgaacaaaatatatttatttacttcttAGTACCAGTCGCTCATGACGCGCCTCATACTCATGAACCTATTGTTGCCATAGTTGCTGAAGTTCCTGTAGTGTCCGGGTCCGAAGTACCACATCCTGCCCATGTAGTTGGGCTGGTCATAGAAGAGCCAGTGGCCGTCCATCACGTGGCAGGACTGGCAACCCTGGGACCAGTTGTAGCGGTTCATGAAGTTGTCACAGTCGTTGGTCATCTCCATCATCTGGCCCATGTAGTTATCCCTCTCGTACATCCTCATCCTGTAGGATCCACTGTACTGTTGGTTGGAAGCAGAAGGAATAGTATAAGCTTTTAAAAATGTCTCCATTAACAGTCAAAAAAGCTGCTTTTTGTGGCTTTTTTGCattgaaatgtttttaaaagctgttGTTGTTAATTTGGATACTTTAAACTTTCACCATTAAAAATATCCATCAGTCTTACCCTGGGGATCATACGGCAAGACCTGACCCAGCTGTTAGAGCCCCACATGCTCATATAGTCACCATATTCTCCCTTCCTGAAGCAGTACTGGTGACCCATGTAGTTGGGCTGGTCGTAGAACATCCAGCAGCCGCTCATCACCCTGAAGGAGTGGCAGCGGTTCATGTAGGAGGACATGTCGGCGCAGTCTCCACTGCACTCCCAGGAACGTCCCATGAAGTTCCTGTCCTCGTAGAACATAATCTACCAAAGATAAAGCAGTAGAACATCATTAATTACATTTGGAGAAACAGCAGAACCTCAAAAACAAGTTCTTAAGTTCTAAACTGTGTCCCATGTTGACGTGTCCTGCTCACCTTTCCCATCATTTTGGCTGCTTTGGTTGTCTGAGCTGTTTCCAACTGGTGACTGACACACTCTGCCTGGTTTAACCCTTGTATTTATACCTGAACAAAGTCAAAGGATACTGTACATCCTATTGTCCAAATCCCTGACCAAGCAGAGTGCAGGAGAGGCCCCCAGATATGTGCTTTTATCTCTCTTCCATGTGATTTAGTCTCTAGAAGACTTTCAATGGAATCAAACTTACTGGCAGAGTGTGTTTTCACTCGATTCCAGGCTACTGTAACACTGCAGTTGTGCATGGGCCAAATTAAATGTAAGTGTAAAGTTAAGATGCAGATTTGAATTGAATAACCAAATTAAAGTGGTT
This genomic interval from Astyanax mexicanus isolate ESR-SI-001 chromosome 1, AstMex3_surface, whole genome shotgun sequence contains the following:
- the LOC111188248 gene encoding gamma-crystallin M2 isoform X5, with product MMGKIMFYEDRNFMGRSWECSGDCADMSSYMNRCHSFRVMSGCWMFYDQPNYMGHQYCFRKGEYGDYMSMWGSNSWVRSCRMIPRYSGSYRMRMYERDNYMGQMMEMTNDCDNFMNRYNWSQGCQSCHVMDGHWLFYDQPNYMGRMWYFGPGHYRNFSNYGNNRFMSMRRVMSDWY
- the LOC111188248 gene encoding gamma-crystallin M2 isoform X4; this translates as MNGRIMFYEDRNFMGRSWECSGDCADMSSYMNRCHSFRVMSGCWMFYDQPNYMGHQYCFRKGEYGDYMSMWGSNSWVRSCRMIPRYSGSYRMRMYERDNYMGQMMEMTNDCDNFMNRYNWSQGCQSCHVMDGHWLFYDQPNYMGRMWYFGPGHYRNFSNYGNNRFMSMRRVMSDWY